The DNA sequence GaagttaatattaaataattgcaatattagttattttttccttagaaaaataaagttaaaatcagTAATGGCAGAGATATAtactctttttaatttaaatggaTCAgaaggtattttttttaattaaaagaattagttGTAAAGTAGTACGTTATTATAGGCTATAGCATcagtatcattattttataaaaatgtcctCATGAAGTTAAACAAAGTTGTAAATATATTCTAtttctatcattttccatataaATTAGTTTTGACACCACAACTTATTCGACCTATCGATTGGGATAAAAACTTTTAGAGATACCACAAGAAAACTGTTCAATTAtgactagttatttattataaaaatgatttttttttttttatcaaaatgtgTCTGTTTTGATTGTAAATAGTTCTTTTCAACTTGTAATTTACTAATTTcttgaattttaataaaatcggGTAtcattctctttaaaaaaaatgataaatttttaaacaatgatattttatatataaatattttaattataataaaaaaggcACATTAATAATCAAAAACTAACAAGGTAGAATAAAACTGAAAGGTAATCCTTAGTTTATATAAtttaagagaaatgttttagtaGATATGGTTTGATATGatacatcaaattataaaattatttttattataaagtgtatctaacatatcatatcaagatttatttttgtagaatCTTTTCATGACTGTATAACTTTTCTATataatttaagataaataatttatataaattttaaatagacaactcttacatttaaaaaagaaaagaaaagaaaactaccTAAGACTTATGCATTTAGAAGTCCGACATTACTCCTAAATTAGATATAATTGGTGGTATCCAATGTCCCACAAGTCAAAACAACTAAGGAGTGctcaaatcaatattttcacaaGAGGAAGTACAAAAGTGCCAAAGTCGGTATATAAAAATTGAGGAGAAATTCCTCGAGATTCTCTAAAGTGAGAGAATGATCAGAAGCCGCACGGAGTTCCTTCATTGGATTCTCTTGGAGATGCTCTACAAAGCTTGGACACTCAGACACCCACAGATCAATTCCAGATCTGACAACATGATCTCACACCTAAACCAATATAcacacaaacaaacaaacaaaacacacTACAGTTCTCCTTTTGTGTTCCCACATCCAAAGTAAAAGTTAGGGGAACTACTCTCATGAACTTAACCTGCAGTATCTTTGCTGTTGCACTCGAGGCTTTGTCTCTTGGCCAAAATCCCAAGAAAGTCTTATCTGCAAAACTACTGCAAGTTGCCAGCCTCGAAATTACATTATTCTTTcactccaaaaacaaaaacaggaaATGGAATGGTGACAGACCTTTTCTGGAAATCTTTTATGGAATCGTACCACTGCTACAAGACTAGAGAACATGCATTTTCATTCAATTTCACATCATAATGTGGGGTTAGATCAACTGTTTAAGGGTCCCTCGCTTTGACAATCAATACAAGCTACTAATTGAGTACTGTCATTAATTCCGGCTATGTGATTAGTGGGGTTTTTACAGGTCACTTTCACATCATAAAATTGCCAAAAATTCAACTCGAGCTTGAGATCATCATCCCTGCTCACGAAAATGACGCATTAAACCACATACAGAAGGATATCTAAATTGTACAAACATTCCCTTGTTGCTGAAGGAATCATATAAGTACACAATCATCAAGTACTGCAACTGAACAAGAGAGAGTGAGATAAGAAGACAGGAGGGACGTTTTATACACGAGCAGATCGTATAATATGCCTTCACTATCTCAGGCTGATTTAGCAAACAAAAGctgatatatataattgcaaGCTAAACAGATTCACAAACCTCAAATCCAACCATTACATTGCACTCACCAAACTAGAGGTCAGCAAAAGGGATGAGTTAAAAAACTAAATGGGAAAGTAGGTATAAAGGCTAAATTTAGTGGGACAACACCACCTAAATTTAGTGATTAGCATACCCTACAAATTTGAAACCCGACTAAAACAGTAGCAAAGGGGGAAACAAAGCTAACAAGTGCTGTCCTAAGATCACCCAATCAAAATCCCAACTTCTCACACTATACTTcaatgatcagaagagaaaacacaaattaaaactaaaagaaCTTCATTCGGAaagaccatttttttttttaaattagtgaAATGATCCTTACATATTCTATGAAGCACTGATCGTGTACCGTCAAACCGAAATATCTCGAagtgcaaagaagaagaagagttctAAGTCTGGAGGAGCGAAGAAGGCAATCGGTGTTCTTTGCAAGGAGCAATTCGAAACTACTCTTTGCTTCTTGGGTGCTGGTGGGCATGTTGAAATCTCTGGTATCCGGAATCTCTGAGCTTTTGGAGTGGAGCAGCCGCTTGAGGGGACTTCAACGCCCTCGAAATCTATGTCTCTGACCTTTGGAAAATCACTGGAGCTTGTGGTGGAAGAGTTAGGAggtaaacttcttgatgcttctTGATTCTTGGAGTGTACAATCCGCTTCTTGGAATGGTTTCTTCTTCTTGCCTTTCTGGTTGGCCTTGCTTTTGTTTGACCAGAAGGAGCCATTTGAAAGAGAACGAGAAAAGCTTCTCTGCTTGATTTAGTAGTAGAGAAGTGGATCAGAGAGTATAATCACAGTGTACTGAATCCGGCCGGCAAGAGTAAGGTATAAGAACCTTTTACTAAAGTTTAGAGAGAAGGAAGATTTCTAAAACAGAAACCAACACTGGAAAACCCTATTGGAGAACGTCAATTAAAGCTACTAAATTTGACTGAAAAGTGGTAAAAAAGCGTAGTAATTAACCTGCAACCATCCTTTAGAAAAGAAcactttcaagtttcaaccacAACCCATTTCAGGAAACACccactataaatatatatatagagagagagagagagactgcaCTTTCGAATTCCCAAAGCCCAAAATGAGGTTTTCTAGAAGGAGATTAACCCAAAAAATTTTGGGAGCAAACCCACGGCAGATCAAGAACACGTGGTTTATTTTTTCTACCCTAACCAACAAGCTGCTGGAGAAGTACCAGGACCAGCAGCAATAACTGTAACCTAAGATCATCAAAACCCTGCATAAACCTTCAGAAAATAATGACTAATGGCAGTCTCTAATTTATGAAACCTAACAAAAAAATCCTAGAGAGTTTAAAGGAAAAGAACATAACTTTACCTATAGCCTAAATAACCTATATATCATGAGGCAATGACCCACTTCAGCGTAAGGTCCCggaaaaaccctaattcaatCCTATAAttaaggagagagaaagagggagagagtGATTGATTTAACAGTTGAGCGCTTGTTATGCCTTTTATTAATGGGGATAATTAGGGCAGGTCTGCCCGCTGCCCTAAGCAAGTAATTAAGCAAATgcccacagagagagagagagagagatgtcagTTCAGACTTCTATGGATCCTAGGGATTATAATTAGTTAGGAATAATTAGGCCATGGCCTTTGCCCGCTACCCGTTGAACAGCTAAAAGTAATTAagatatagaaaaatataattacaagtatagttatgcactaatctgtgtaccaatgtgatgtgattggtcaaaaagtagatttgattgaaaataatattaatttaaattttaagtatgaataaaacagtattaatatacaaattagtgcacaactgtacttgtatgtagcaaaactcttaagaTATTTCATCTCATCGATTACCCtttcctcttaaaaaaaatgtaataatgcTTAGCACTTTtgcgataaaaaaaaaaaatatatatatatatatatatatatatttcgcaCTTTTGGGTAATTAAGACATAGGTAttaataattttgtcagatcttCATGTATTGCTAAGGaagatgaaaataatttaaataaagatAATCGACTAAGCATAATTTTAGAAAGACATGCATAAGAAGTGATCGCTAATTTATTAGGTCtgagttttaaatagataagtctcgcgcttgtttttttttataaaaataaatagattctattaaaaaataatagatttttttaattctttcatggtagatctacttttttttatataaaaaaaaaactttacatgcaaggtttatttatttaagacttatacaaatcacttttttttttaaataaagacttgtacaaatcattaagtattgagaaatattacttatcatcctcacaccaTACACCAATacgtgatttgtcatttttgtcatttttttaaacatatatatatatatatatatcggcaCATCAATATGTGTGCGTTTAAATAAAACGATAAATATGACAAATCATGTGTTTGTGTGTGGTGTAGGGGATGATAAGTtggatttttcatatatatatatatatatatatatatatatctcttataaggcttaaaagtaatattactcattatcttaatttttatcattccCTCATCATCACATGATGTGGCATTAGATGTATTAGGGAGttttttcccccaagcccaaggcttACAATCTGAGTCCAATATCATGAGAGACCCAAGTCAACCGGACAACCCACCGGCCTAGTTAAAGGGTTTCAAGCCCCTAGCAAAAGTCAGTCTACAGCCTTGAAAGTGAGGGAAATCCATGCTGGCGTAAAGGAAGGAAGAGCATGCCACGTCACCGGAATTGAATCCTAAGCAACCTTGAGCAGACAGGTGGGCGTAGATTACAGGAAGCCCTTGATCTTCTAATGGGAGGAGAAGGAAGAGTCTGACAGTACT is a window from the Carya illinoinensis cultivar Pawnee chromosome 14, C.illinoinensisPawnee_v1, whole genome shotgun sequence genome containing:
- the LOC122293800 gene encoding cyclin-dependent protein kinase inhibitor SMR13-like, with protein sequence MAPSGQTKARPTRKARRRNHSKKRIVHSKNQEASRSLPPNSSTTSSSDFPKVRDIDFEGVEVPSSGCSTPKAQRFRIPEISTCPPAPKKQRVVSNCSLQRTPIAFFAPPDLELFFFFALRDISV